cacacacacacacacataaaaatacACCCCAACTTCCAACAAAAAACTAGAAATGAATTTAGAAGAAAGACTTCCACACCATGGGTGATTGAatagacaaaagacaaaaaaacattattcttcctgtagttaaaaagcacatttgaaaGTAACAATATCTGTGATAAATTATCATTTAGATACAAGTTTGTCAGGTTTGATTAATTTTCTGTGACTGATTTTTGAGACAGTTGCTTCAGGGAGGAAATTCCCTAGCTAACAAAAAACCATGTTGTGCACTTTTGGGTCAGTGGGGTAAATATGAAGAAGATTGGATGGAACAATGTACTGTAGTGTATATAGAGCAACACTAATGTACTCTGAGAGGGGCTGTTGGCGTCTTAATGGCCCAGTGATTGTCTGTCCTGCCTGTATTTATATgggcgggtgtgtgtgtgtgtgtgcagtacatCATACATGGATGTCTAGCCGTGTGGCTGCATGTAAAGTATATGTATGTGCGTGTGTCctcatttctctcctctttccctgTTAGAGAAAATCTTTTGGCCCGTCAGACTCTGGAACAAAATATTGTACAAACCGGAGCGACAGACCTGGATGTAGCCATGTTCCACAGAGACGGAggtgaacacacaaacacacactttcaacaAACAGCAGTGactcattttacatttcttcactCCTCATACTCTGTATTCCTGCTCCATATACATTTCAATGAAGCTCACCTGGAGAATAATCTGTCAACACAATCTTTCCTTACTCTTTAcattcttctcttttcctcctcttacCTGTTTCCTCCCCACCTCCTCTTTCTATCTTTCCCGCCCATTCCTGCTTCCACAAGGTGAAGattcagactcagactcagatcTCTCCATGGACGAGGAGCGCAGTCTCTCCATCCCTTCCTCTGAGAGCGAGGACAACGTCCGACTCCGTGGACGCATCCAGCGGCGATTCAAGCGCTCCAATCACAGCGAGCGTCTGCTCACAGAGCCCGCCCACAACGGCACCAAAGGTACTTCAAGGATTTTCAAATGGTTTATTGACTTATTCTTGATTTTAAGAGCAGTTCTACATCTAGACATTCAGTGATTCAGGACCATTGATTTATCTATTGGGATAAAAGAAAACTGATGATGCTTTGCAATATAGGTTTTTGGTGGAGTAATCCCCAATTCAAGTTAAGCCCCATTCCATAAATTGTATGCACTGAACCTGGGAAGAGGAATGACTGGAGTGTAAATCGGATAAGAAAAGGTCGCCATTCCTGCACAAACATGTATTAACACACTTTCACTAGGCACCTGACCCTGTACCCTAAAAGCAGTACTGATGTTACTGGCGTTTTGGTGGCATCACCATGTTCAACTGACTTTTGGTAGATGTCAATCACACGTCACCTTAGATTGGACTGTTGCGGGGATTGGATGCAAGCCTAACTGTAcacatgttattttttgttgagaTCTGTGTACAAATAGGGTGACATGCAGGTCTCATGTGACTCAAGAAATTGTGATACTATTTGGTACTGGGTTATTTCACTGGTACAGATACCTTCCCAGACAGTAAAGCACAACATGTATGTCCCCCTACTGAATAAGCCAGCCCACTATTTAAGATATgttgacacatacacacatacacattccaCAAGAACAAATGTCAGTTGTCATCAATCAATACTTTCTTCCTTCTGATACACATAAGTATGCTGCATATACAGTGCTCATTTCAAAGGTTTCACTCTGAGAAAAGAACATACCTGCACATCTCTGAATCAGTTAATTAGGACAGGATCCCGATACAATACAATCCATTCATCAGTACTGTCAAACTGAAGGGGCCAGAGCAATGGTGCGAGACGCCTATTTGTTGTGACACAGCACTAAACCCCTTAGCAATTCAGCGGAGCCATTGAATGCCCACTGTTAGAGGACAAAAAACGAATGCGCGTAACTGTGTAATGATTAAATTGATCGCTGAAGaagaaggaacaaaaaaaatgaattggtATTTCTTACCTGTTgatgtttcattatttcataATATGAGCCAAAAGGCTTACTGAACTCTACCCATTATAACAATATGTGGTTGTCAAATCAAGCGCTTCACATGGATGGTGAAATGACTTATAACTGGAATAAATAATGGTAATTCTTTGATAGAAGATATACTTCATCAATCATTTTGAAAACTCATTAATCAAAACTATCTAACATATTGAATGGCTGCAAAGGGGAAAACACTGTTTCTCACATTAAGACCATGAATTGTTTCTGTTCATTGGTCACTTGCAATAGTCTGATATATCCTCTACCAATATGTCACTTTAAATTAGCCCcggctgttgtttttttaatggacATGTGCTATTAGTCTGTGGACAGCTGTTATTTGATACAGACGTCTGTTTTGTACTATAGGATGCAAGCACTGCAACATAATGAAGCAAAATACTTGatattaaaagtataaaaataatgCATGAGAACTCTTGGCAGCTCTATGTAACTGGTGTTAACTGGTGTTTGGTGGAAAGTCATTGCTTATAAAGCTGTGGCTGAGAACATGTTTTAGTGAAGGGTGTCAGCTCATGAGCAAGtgattgttgtttgtgtgttgcagaTTTGGATGGCAATGACCTCCTGTCCTACTGGCCAGCTTTGGAGGAGTGTGATACCCACAGCCTTCAGAAGTGGGGCTCAGAGCGCCCCCTGGGGTCCGATTACAGCAAGGACGCCGCCAACAACAACCAGCCTGACGCAGCGCTGACCAGCGGGGACGAGAACGGCCTCACCCAGCCAAACAGGCACCGCAAGGGTGAGATGCACATCAAAAATCTAAGGGCACACATATTTTGGGTTGGCTTTAATATTGTAATCTTTGGTTTGCCCTTCACATCGTGCAAAACATAGCTGAAACAATGCATTTGAGTCTTGTTTCGACAAATATATACTTCTTCTTCTATATTCTATATTATCGGCTTTATCCATCAATTAAAAATCTCTGGACCTCCTGTCTGACTGATGCAGTCTCTGTTGTCAGGATGTAAATGGCGCATTTTGCCAAGAGGAAGACGGAGAAGATGTCAGCTGTGAGAACTGAGTCAGCAAAGCATAATTTGAAACACAGCTCAATAACGTTGACCTTATCTGCAGTTTGTCTGTTCTACATTAAACTGTATTGAAGTCGAACCGACATGTGACCCAGCATTGCTATATTCCATGATGTCGCCTTTAATCTGATTTGCTTTGTTTACTAGATTTCTTGTTGGTTTTATATCAGACTTTATGTGTTGTTGGGATGTTTAAAGAGAAGAATTATTTGAAGTTTTGTAAAGATTATAATGGTCAACATACAATGATTTTCGCTTTGACCACCTCATGTGCACATAATGCGGAAGTTTTTCACCCACTCAACGCACTACAAGACTGCAATCAGATGACCCGACCCTGATGCATAAAGGATGACTTAAATAACACTATAGGCTATGTGAGGTGTAAATCCGGCCCTGAAAGCTTGGCTGACACTTTTATGTGTACAGGACAGTTTGTATATTTAGaatacatacatataaaatgggCTCATGCAATGACACactgagagtgagtgagagagaaagatggcAGTCATTTATCCTGCCTGGGAGCAAGGGTGCTATTTTAGTAAACCTATTTCAAGCACATGATACACACCAGCACACGCTTTCCTCCTGGGACTTACTTTTgaaaacttttgtttttaaggttAGGAATGTGCTTGGTTATGAAATGTAAATCTAAGTAAATATGAACGGCTGGTATGATCAACAAAGTGAAAATATAGATTGCTTGTTGTGGGTACAAAGGACTTTCGTAACTGTGGTTCTTAATTGCATTTAACATAACAATTGAGATGTGATACGGTTTAGGAACCTATCAAGTGTGTGaattgtgcttttaaaaaagtgactaCTTCCTAATTTCCTCACTTTCATCTTTTTGTTTCGCTCGACACATTTCACTCTCTTTACTCTGTGTCCCTGTCTAATGTTCTCACATTCCTATTTCCTTGTCCCAGGTATCCTGAAGAATCGTATCGGCTGTCCCCCGGCACTCCAGGGTCTCTCCTCAATGGGCCGGGTCCCCAGTGAGCTCAACTGGTACCGAACCTCCACTCTAGGCCACCGAGGGGTCCCTGCAGCCTCGTACGGTCGCATGTACTCTGCCACAGCCGGTGCAGGTGGAGGATCAGGTTCCCTCTCTCAACCGGGATCCCGCTACTCCTCCAGGGAACACCTGGACTCGCTGTCCCGGAGGCAGCTGTCCAGGGATACACTGGGGAGGCAGGCGGTAGGCGGGTCCAGAGATCGACTGGACTCCCGGGGTTCCAGGGACAACCTGGATCTCTTACCCCGGAGGAGAGAGCTGGGGCTGGGGCAGGGTGCGGGGCTGGGGGGCCTGGGGCTGGAGCATCAGCGTGTCTCATCATCCAGGGAGAACCTGTCCGGGTCCAGGGACAGACTGGACCTCCACCACACAGGGAGCGTCCACGCCTCCAGGGAGGACTTGAGTGGAAACGGGGGAGCGGGGGGGATGGAGGGATTCCTCAGCGGATCCAGATCACATCTGAACTCACTGACTCGGCGGCAGGCCTCCTCCCGCGAGCACCTCGAGGGGGCGCTGATGAGCAGCAGATCGAGAGAGCAGCTGGAGCCCAATGGAGGCGGGTCCCAGGCTCAGCCGTGTCGGGAGTGGCTGCGCACTCTGCCCCCCCGCCAGCCAGCGCACCCCGACCAGCCTCCCTcgtcctcccctcctcccccgaTCTCTGAGGAGCCCCCGCAGGAGCAGCTCCCGCCTCACGTCAGAGGACGGCTGGACTCTGCACCCCCATGTAGGTACACCGGTCAGACTGTCCCGCAGGTCGCAGGTTCAAATCCCAACCCTATGGGGCGACAACCATCTAGTGAACACCTGGACATCCTGTCCTCTATCCTGGCCTCCTTCAGCTCCACCGTCCTcactcctcccctctctgcctctAACCCTGGTCCTAATGGCTCTCCCCATGGACCCTCCCCCTCCCCGCCCCAGTCTGCAACCTCCCACAGCATATCTGAAGTCTCCCCTGACTCAGAGTAAGTCCTCCTGTGTTGATGAATCTCCCTCGGTTATCCCTCTCCttctgtcccttttttaaattgacatcTTTGTCTTAAATTCCTCATTGCCCTTGATCCTCTGTTAACATAATATTTGGCTTTAGTTTACTGCATCTTTGCAAAGCACCGTTATATTCTActttttctgtctcccttcTTCTACTTCAGCTTATTTCCATTTTGCCTCTGTAATTGCTGTATTTTGTCATCACTGTGTGTAAGTGGAATTACCACCAGCGGAGAGGATTTTAAAGACtaatttttccttttctttccacagAGCCAACAGAAGTGAAGGACAGTCTTGATGACAGCCTACATGTCCCTTTATTCATTGAGGCAGTGCTTGGAACATAAGGTTCAATGGATCGTCCTGAACCCCTGGAGCACTCTGAGAAATCTAAGACTAGAAACACTTGGGACAGAGGAGACACTGAGTTGGTCAGAAAATATGACAGGGAAAGCGTCGATGAGGTTAAAGAGGATTCTCTTGGGCGGTTTGTACTGTATAAATTAAGTCCCTCCGCCTTCAATGAACTGTGACGTTTATTTGACGTTGAGTCAACCACCTTTACTACCTACATACTGTTCAAGATAAACACAAAATCCTCAGATTTCAAACGAAAACATGTGtctgcaagaagaaaaaaagaaaaagactgtaaataacatttttatacattttgtatctttttcattggagatgaagaagaaatcTCTTgtgatgttttctcttttttttaaacgattgtgtctgtgtgagtgagGTCAGTGCGTTTGCAGTCTTGTACGTTGCTGAGGGAGACATTTCCCCccttcagataaaaaaaaatcccttaaaTATCTCCTTGGAAACAGTTTTCCTCAGAAACTTTTCCTAACATTCATCAACTCTGTATGGTGACATACAGAGTTGGCAATAGTATACGATGAGATTATCAAAAAACACACCACATGAGGTTGAAGGGAAAATATCAAAGTAACAAGAACTGATTGTATATAGAGGAAGGATTATTATAGGAGAAGAGATTTGTTGGAAGATGATTGTGAAGAGAAAGATGGCCAACGTTATGCTAAAGCACCACAGGAAGGCTCCGAGTTGGTAGATATCTTAGTTAAGTCCAGCATCAAAGTCTCATTCAGGAGATTGTGCTGTTTTGTGATCCAGTGTTCATGAATGTGCCCTTGTCATCCGTCTGTGTTATTCGGTGTCTGGTGCTGAGACCTGACGAGGGAAGGAAGAAATCTGTCTGCTTCTGTGTGTCATGCAACAACCATTTAAAGACCCCCAAGGTATTTTCTCTCTGATGCATCACGACTAAAACCTGCCTCAAGAGAAGCCACAGAGCAGTACAATCTCTCCAACAGCATCCAAGGAGACTCACTTTTAAAAAGCTTCTTCTGAAGAAGTTCTGCAGAAATCCAAGCCAAAGGGACACACTTAATATCTGTACGACACATCCTGGTTCTACAATTTCCTGTGATGAAAATGACCTGTGCAGGGTGTGAAAGCTCTACGTGTAAttctcatttttgtttttggggtatttgtttgttttttttcaatgattGTGCCATGAAAACAAATctacattgaaaaaaaataagcttttattGAGCCTCTAGAAGGGCGCAACACATTACccacattgcattttattcAGCTGCAAACTGAATAAGACAgtgggtttttatttgttgttattaatgttaGTGTGCTACGATATTTCATTTGGAGATCACAAATTAGACCTGCAGTACATATCCAGCTTGCATTAGTTCATGTCTGTAACATAAATCCCCTGCCAGATTTTGTTCCCCTGCTTGGCTGAACACAGTTGCTGGGAAATGAATTCCTTTATATGTAAGACATTTCCTGGCTTTGCTAACAAGCTGTCATTGATGGAGAGGTTCAAACCAGTACACATTCATACAGATGTCCTCTCATTGTTTAGGAAAGGATGAGGTCTCTTGCAAAATTTGGCGTCACTTCGGCAGCACCGTAGCAGTCtgctgaggagaggagatgtCAGGTGTGTCAGCGCTAAAAGCCTCTAAGTGGTTTTGAGTGCCAGGTCTTTCCATCAGCAGCTGCTCCTCTCTCACAGCTGAGTTCAGGCCTTCAGGTAACAACACACAGGCATTTAGAAGCAATGGAGGCACAGGCAGCCTTCAGTGGGATTAAGGGAATGTGGCTGACATAACTCTGTATTTTTTGTAGTGAAAGGAAAATGCAGTCGCACAACAAATGAAATTTCTGTGTTGGCAAAATGTGTTGTCCTCCCGCGGAGAGCACTGTGACATTTAAGCAACCcttgaggaagaggaagtgattAAAGAAATAGAGCACATTGAGtgtaataataaatcataagGTACAAAACCAGAGGATGGAACAAATTGGGTCAGAAACTGTTTGTGCAAAATGTAGCTGCAGGGAGGAGGGCATAGACGTTACTCATCgcagagagaaaaataatggaaattggaaaaacacacacacctcgaaAATGAATATCACCCTGCTCTCTCATCCCCTTGTACCTGGAAGATGACAAGCCAACATATTTGTAAAGCAGTACTGCCAAAAAATGCTCCAGCGCAGGAACATCACCCACTGGTCTGTTTAAGGACTTTGATTCCTACTCACTCGTTTCATTCATCTGctccattcatttatttatcctCACAAATCCATTCATTATCTATAACTGACAGTACCTTTAAGTTGTACAGACATGAGATTTATTGATAATTTATTGACACTTTTTTGTTGCCATTTTGTAtgggattgtttttgttttttttaagtatgtgCTTTTTTCCATccaaatgttcccttttttttcagttttatatgaCCTTACTCTCACTGCAACACATTCTAAGACAAAGAATTAGAAGAGAGGGGGATGCCAAGTTTGAATTTCAACCCTAAATTGGTGCATTTATCCTAGACccaatttcaacatatcaaaaCTAACAGTCGAACTCTGTTGATATATAGTGCAGATATGGTTCAAACTAAACATTGGCCCTTCCTGTTCTTAATCCAAGGCTGAAgatttatatgcacaaaatCATATCATTAACCGGTCATGCTTTTATACACAGTCAGCATCAATTGACAGAACCCCCAGCTTCAGGTCAATCTGGTTCTGAGAGTGAGAGGAAACTAAGGGGTTCCTGGAACGTTGTGATGGGCTCTGAATAAGAGAGAAGTGGAGAAGTGACGGACACAGTAAGAGATTGTTGGtgagcggaggaggaggagggatgggagattgtctttgttttctcgTGTGTTCATTATGGAATGCCTTCTATCCCGCCGTCGGCAAGGGGACTGCGGCATGGAAACAGCTGGTCCCCTGTTACCGCGGAAACAAGAGAAATGTtggctattaaaaaaaaagacttattCCTACACGGCTGTTaatatttattctgtttgtgaGAGTGCTATTCTGTTTGTGTGCTGATTCCTTATTCATGAAAACAGACAGGTTAGGAGAAACTGAGCAGAGAAAACCTCCTGACAGACGGACATGTATTTCAAGAAGGCGCTGTCTCCTGTTTAGACTCCCAAAGCATCCTGTCACATCAAGAGGAGTCAGAGATGTCCAGCTGCCACCATGATTCCTGGTAAAAACAGAAGCACCCAGCTAAGACAGAATATAACCAAAACTCGAGGGTTGTAGGGTAATTTAAAGGTCAGGTTTATAATCGTGTGACTCATAGGCAGGTCACTGAGACGTGCTTATATCTGttacatacaatataaatatgtactttaacacacactcaaatgaaaacgtatttatttacattacatactTATTTGTAAACGCAAAAAAAGCCATGCATGTCAAATCATGATGAAGGATTGTCCATTTAGGAATAACAAATCATTTCTACATCTGTAGTGATTAGATTTAATCTCAATACATTCTTTGAAATGAGGCTCCTCATGACCTTTACAATCACCATTAACCTTAAACATCAATGGACTTTCATAATTTTAAACACTTAAGACACATGGTGATGaatgattataaaacaaaacagggtCACCGTAATTTTTAACTATTTACATATGTAAGAAGAATTTCTATGTGTCTGCTAGTACCTCATCTTCACTTTGAGCTTAAAAGAAGTGGACTCAACTAGTTGAGTTTGAATCAGAAAAATCAATAAGTAtagtacagtggggcaaaaaagtatttagtcagccaccaattgtgcaagttctcccatttaaaaagatgagagatgcctgtaattttcattataggtacacttcaactatgagagacaaaatgggagaaacaatccaggaaatcacattgtgggatttttaaagaattaattggtaaattcctcggtaaaataagtatttggtcacctacaaacaagcaagatttccggctctcacagacctgtaacttcttctttaagaggctcctctgtcctccactcgttacctgtattaatggcacctttttgaactcgttatcagtataaaagacacctgtccacaacctcaaacagtcatactccaaactctactatggccaagaccaaagagctgtcaaaggagaccagagacaaaattgtagacctgcaccaggctgggaaaactgaatctgcaataggtaagcagcttggtgtgaagaaatcaactgtgggagcaattattagaaaatggaatacatacaagaccactgctaatctcccttgatctggggctccacgcaagatctcaccccgtggggtcaaaatgatcacaagaacggtgagcaaaaatcccagaaccacacgaggggacctagtgaatgacctgcagagagctgggaccaaagtaacagaggctaccatcagtaacacactacaccgccagggacttaaatcctgcagttccagacgtgtccccctgcttaagccagtacatgtccaggcccgtctgaagtttgctagagggcatttggatgatccagaagaggattgggagaatgtcatatggtcagatgaaaccaaaatagaactttttggtaaaaactcaactcgtcgtgtttggaggagaaagaatgcagagttgcatccaaagaacaccatacctactgtgaagcatgggggtggaaacatcatgctttggggctgtttttctgcaaagggaccaggacgactgatccgtgtaaaggaaagaatgaatggggccatgtaccgtgagattttgagtgaaaacctccttccatcagcaagggcactgaagatgaagcgtggctgggtctttcagcatgacaatgatcccaaacacaccgccagggcaacgaaggagtggcttcgtaagaagcatttcaaggtcctggagtggcctagccagtctccagatctcaaccccatagaacatctttggagggagttgaaagtctgtgttgcccagcgacagccccaaaacatcactgctttagaggagatctgcatggaggaatgggccaaaataccatCAACAGTGTGTGAGAActttgtgaagacttacagaaaacgtttgacctctgtcattgccaacaaagggtatataacaaagtattgagatgaacttttgttattgaccaaatacttattttccacaataatttgaaataaattctttaaaaatcctacaatgtgatttcctgtattgtttcccccattctgtctctcatagttgaggtatacatatgatacaaattacaggcctctctcatcttttgaaatgggagaacttgcacaattggtggctgactaaatacttttttgccccactgtatataataaaTAGATTCAGTTCATCCCGTCTGATTAGAAGTTTTCTCCTCTTCGtcgctgctgctggaggaagaTGGCGGCACGTCCTCTCCCATCCTCTTTAGCTTGGCTTTGTAGTATGCCTTCTTCATCCTGAAGGCCTTCTCCTTCTGCCGCGctgctctcctcttctccctcacCAGCTCCTGCTCCCACGCCAGCACCTTCATTCTGTTCTCCCACTCCAGGAtcttcatctgctgctgctgctccagagcTTCGGCCCTCTGCTGGTGCTCCTGTCTGGACAGATCTGCTGGGTTGTGCTGAGTGGAGCGGCTGGTTGCTTCCCCCGCCGCTCCGCCTATTGGGTGGAGACGCTGGTTGACGAGCCGGGAGGTGTCTGCCAAGTCAGAggtgaaaagaaatgtgttgattacttaataaattaaatatgatgCAAGAACCAGGGGCTACATTTTTGTATCGTCCAGTGACTCCTATTTAATTCTCCTTGAAATCTTTTCTTTACCTCgatgaaaaaaatcacaaggTCAATGAAAGATGTAAAGGAGAAACTGCATAGGCAAACACTTTCTTTCTATTCTACAGCAGTCTAGGTGTCTTTGCTGTTATTTGTGGCATGAATAGTctcaaatgtgtctgtttttaacAGTAATTGTATACTAATAGACCCCTGCCTTCAAATTTAATCCAgccacaaattaaaaaaataacttaaaaacatACTCGTGTACCAAAATCaaaaacagtgtttatttaaattagtttaGAGTCTACTTCATTGttatttcgtttttttttttaaagacacccCCCCTATCCTATCACGCTTAAGGTAATCATTAAGTGCTTAATGATTACCTTAAGACTCCTCTTAGCGAAGAGTTATATTCTGGATAATATTGGAATTTAATTAGTAAACATATTAATTCAAACGAGTATGGCAGCTGGCAGATATGTATTTGTGGGTACCTGGTGCTGTGAAGTAGGCAGCAAATGTGgcatcctgcagctctgcattgtgggAGGTGGAGTTTGTAGTGTGGCTGTGGTGCCGATCAGCCCAGTCGCTGCCTGGTATTCTGTCCAAGGCGTCACGCTGGAGGCAGATGGCCACTTGCTCCTTGCTGTCTTCAATCTGAGGCGGAGTgaacaaagtgtgttttaagTGATTACACACGCTGGTGAAACATTGGTCATGTCTAACATAAATGTGACTTTATGAGTCCTAGTTGTGCATTGATATGAGCTGCTCCAGgtgaatttaaatgttcttcataACTAGACCCTTTActccaaaataaattaaaaccaaacaatcactttaaaatatttaccCGGTTCACGCTGCCATTTATCTGCCCAGCAGCATTGATCAGCATCACATTGCCTCCTAAttggaaaaagagacagaaagggagtgACTGATTGTTAGTGTGTCTCAAAGAAACAAGCAGTGAGCGCCTCCCTCTGGGGAAGGCAGGTACATCATCACATCTACACATGAACTTATTTACAGACATACATATCTGGTCCAAAGCGTCTTAAAGCAT
The Eleginops maclovinus isolate JMC-PN-2008 ecotype Puerto Natales chromosome 1, JC_Emac_rtc_rv5, whole genome shotgun sequence genome window above contains:
- the LOC134872050 gene encoding uncharacterized protein LOC134872050, whose translation is MPGKCKFQDSWLSKEIYKDWLVKEVQDIHFARCRACSKSIKLQTMGEAALTSHAGGAGHKAAVRKLVEGGNVMLINAAGQINGSVNRIEDSKEQVAICLQRDALDRIPGSDWADRHHSHTTNSTSHNAELQDATFAAYFTAPDTSRLVNQRLHPIGGAAGEATSRSTQHNPADLSRQEHQQRAEALEQQQQMKILEWENRMKVLAWEQELVREKRRAARQKEKAFRMKKAYYKAKLKRMGEDVPPSSSSSSDEEEKTSNQTG